DNA from Coriobacteriaceae bacterium:
CTGGACCGTTCGCGTGGTGTGTGCCAAAAGTTCGCAAGCACGGTTTACGCGGTATGCGCGCAGATATGCCGCCGGGGTCGTTCCTGCGCAAGCTTCGATAATGCGGTAACACTCTCTTTCGCTTACGCCGGCTGCAGATGCTATCTGGGGCACATCTACAGCGGCTGCATAGTTTGCGCGGATAAAGTCCAGGATTGCCTTGAACTGTACGTCGCGGCTGGTCATCCAAGAGGCGTTGTCGGAGGAAAAGAGCGGTTCGGCCTTGGCGTAAATCTGAATCCAGAGCTCTGACAAGCTATTCCGAAGCGCCATCTCGTTCTGCGGCCGTTGAAGGTCGTGGTTAAAGGAACTCTTTAGCAAATCGATAAAGGGCATATCGTCGGGGTTGGTGGGCGACCATTTGAGCACATCGACGCCTCGACATTGCAGCAAGGGATTGATATAGCGCTTTTGAAGGCGTCCCGCGGGATCGCCGAGCATCGACGGCTGAAAGATATGCAACATTTGAATGGCCGGTGCCGAATTGGGTGATTGCAGCGTGCTGTGCAAAACGCCGCCGTTGATAAAGCCGGCGGACCCTTCCTCAAAGCGTACGTGCTCATGAGCCGCGCGCGTTCGATAGTCAATCGCTCCCTGCTCCATGTAGAAAAGCTCAACTTCGGAATGCCAGTGCCAGGGGACGGAATTGCCCGGATAGCGAGCGAATTCTGCGCGTTCGGCAATATAGGGCCAGTCTTCGGCGGTCTCGGGAAACGCTTCCTCGCGTCCTCCGCGGTGCAATTCTATGTGATCCATGTTTCGCATGGCATCAGTATAAAGCGCGATGGGCTTAGATTGCTCTTGCCTGTTCGGGGAACGCCTTGTCTAGGGATGCTTGGAGCTTTTCGAAGGATGCTCGCAAGTTGAGGCTCTGATTGGTTGACCGGTTGGTTTTTGTGGTGGGGGAGTCGAGGAGGCCGTCTCTCTGTGTCGGGGGGAAGGAGAAAAGGTTTGCATGTTTTAGGGATGGCTGCTGTGCTGCGTCATTGGAAGAATGCATGCTTATGCGGCCTCCTCGATGTCCACCAAAAGGTTGCGCACGGGGTGTGCTGCTAGGTCCCGTGCGTTGGCAGTATTATGCCGCGGCTGTTGCAAAGAAGCGCTAAAGAAAGGCTTAATCAGGTTTAATGTAACCATGAAACCGCAGGTCAAAGCCATCGAGTAACACTCTTGAAAGGTTTTGAGCTTAAGGGCTTTCTAAGGTTTGTGACGTGGATGTGGCGCGGACGTGCGGAGCGTGTGAATGCTCGCTGTTAGCGCTGCGGCTCTGCGGCGCGCACCTGCTCGATGACCTTTTCCATCGTGGTGTCGATGCGGTCTTTTTTGAGCTCGCATTCCCAGATGGTTATGGGCGTCCAGCCCATTTGAGTGAGCGCTGCCACGGCGGCGCGATCGCGCTCGACGTTGCGACGGAATTATGCTTCCCAAAACTCAACGTTGCGCTTGGGCTGGCTAGGGTTGCACTTGGGACAGCGGTGCCAAAAGCAGCCGTTGACGAAGATGGCAATCTTGCGCCCAGGAAAGGCGATGTCGGGCTTGCCGGGAACCTTCCATTCCAGGCGATAGCCGGTGAGGCCCGCTGCGCGCAGGCGCTGGCGAACGAGCAGCTCTGGCTTGGTATTGGCGCGCTTGTTGCCCTTCATGGACTTTTTGATGGCGGCGCGACGGCGGACCAGTTCGCGCTCGTCAGCGGAGAGGTCCGAGGTATCGATGCCGTCGAGCAGACCGGGCTTGGGACGCTTCTTGCTGCGGCGCTTAGGTGCGCGCTTGGGTTTGGTGGCGGGTTTGTCGGCTGTGTTGGGCACGGCGTCATCGGCGGAGCTTGTCTCGAGTCGGTCTTCCTTCAGCTCAATCAGGGCATCGATAAGCCCCTTGTCGGCGGGCATCCATTCCACCGTGGCAAGCGAGGCGCGCGGAATCCAGCGGATATCGAGCTGTCGGTCATGTTTCTGAGGCTCATCGGATTCATCGGCGAGCGAGCAGTAGTAGCACTCCATGGAGAGATGAAAATCGGGGTAGTCATACTCAACGGTATAGAAATCGCGCAGGTTGGTAACTTTTACCTGCAGCTCTTCCATGAGCTCGCGGCGCACGGCGTCTTCGGGTGTCTCGCCGCGCATGAGCTTGCCGCCCGGGAATTCCCACAGTCCCTGCATGTCGCCGTAGCCGCGCTGCACGGCAAGCAGCTCATCGGATCCTTCTTTGCGAATGATCCCAGCGGCAACATGAACAGTCTTCAACAGGAGTCCTCTCTCAATATCATCACGTGGCAGGCTAGCTACCCCTACCTTACACAACGGTAAGGCAAGCGTAAGCCATATCGATGGTAGCCGACTCGTCTTCTTGCGACTATAGATGCCGTAGACTAATTGCAAGAAAGGACTCGGTATGCAAACCACGCACATGGCGACCCCGGTACTGGAGGTCGCGCATCTCGAAAAGGTATATGGAGCGCTGGGCAACGTGACCCGTGCGCTCAACGACGTCAGCTTTACCGTCAACCGCGGCGAATTTGTGGGCATCATGGGCGCTTCGGGCTCGGGCAAGTCGACGTTGCTCAACTGCGTGTCGACCATCGATAGCGCCACAAGTGGCACGATCCGCATCAACGGGCAGGACGTAACACGCATGAAGCAGGCTAAGCTTTCGCAGTTCCGCCGCGAGGAGCTGGGCTTTATATTCCAGGACTCCAACCTGCTCGATACGCTCACGGCACGCGAGAACATCGCCCTGCCGCTCACCATCGCCCGCACAAACTCGGCAGAGATCTCGACCCGCGTGCAGGATGTGGCAGCGCGCCTGTCCATCAGTCAGGTGCTCGACAAGTATCCCTACCAGATGTCCGGCGGCCAGCAGCAGCGCGTTGCCGCAGCTCGCGCGCTCGTCACCGACCCCACCATGATCATGGCCGACGAGCCCACCGGCGCCCTCGATTCCAAGAGCGCCCGTCTGCTGCTCGAGAGCCTGGATGCCCTTAACCGCCGCCTGCGCGCCACCGTGCTCATGGTCACGCACGACAGCTTTGCCGCCAGCTACACGAGCCGTGTGCTGTTTATCCGCGACGGCAAGATCTTCACCGAGCTGCGCCGCGGCGACACCGACCGCCGAGAGTTCTTCGACCGCATTATGGAGGTCGTTGCCATGATGGGCGGTGAGGGCTCCGATGCTCTGTAAACTCGCTTGGGGCAACGTCCGCCGCGCCGGCCGCGACTACCTCGTCTACCTTTTGACGCTCACCCTGGGCGTCACGGTCTTCTATGCCTTCAACACCATCTCGATGCAGGTCGACATCGCCGGAATCGATGAAAAGGGCTTGGCGCAGGTTATGGGCAGCATGCTCGGCGACCTGACGTACTTTTTGGCCGGTGTCATGGCCTTTTTGATGGTGTATGCCAATAACTTCATCATGAAACGCCGCAAGAAGGAGTTTGGCCTGTACCAGGTGCTCGGCATGGGGCGCGGGCGCGTCGCCACGATCATGGCGCTCGAGACCGTGATAGTATCGGTCGTGGCCTTTGCCGCCGGCATTGTGCTGGGTGTGGGACTCTCCCAGCTCATGACGTTCTTTACGGCCTCGCTCTTTAAGACACAGATCGCCAATTTCCACTTCTTTTTCTCGGTGCATGCGTTCAACCTGACCCTTGTCTGCATGCTCGTGATGTTTGTGCTCACGCTACTGCTGAACCTCCGCGCCGTGCGTCGTACCAAACTCATCGAGCTTATGGGTGCCGAGCGTCGCAACGAGAGCATCAAGACACGCAACCCCTGGATCGCGATTGCCATCTTTGCCGTGGGTGCGGTGCTTGTGGGCGTGGCCTATTACCGTCTGCTACGTGATGGGTTCCCGCTAACCGCGACGGACAGCAAGCTGCAAGAGGCCATGAACCAGTTTGGTATTACGACCGCTATGGTTACCGTGGGCACCTTTGCCCTGTTCTGGGGACTCTCGGGCATGCTCATCAAGCTGCTGCAGAGCCTGCGCGGCGTGTATTGGCGCGGCCTCAACATGTTTACCGTGCGCCAGCTTGCGGCCAAGGTCAACACGGTGTGCTTTTCGATGGGCGTCATCGCGATGCTCCTGTTTTTGGCCATCACCTCGGTGACGTGCGGTATGTCGATTGCCAATGTGATGAACGAAAACCTGGAGCGCTATACGCCGGCCGATATGTCGCAGACGTATGTCTATTACACGCCCGATACGCTCGACTACTACAAAGAATATGTCAATCCGTCTGAAGCCGACCGCATGGTGCTAGCCGATACAACGGTCGATTTGTACTCCGCATGGCACGGCAAGGGCAAGTCGGCGGACAACAACGACGAGACCGGCAAGAAGGTCAATATCGCCGATGTTGCCGGTGAGCATGTTCAGATCGATTCGTATCTGAGTTACCCGTTTGGCGGTTCGAATCCTTCGGTGTCTGCGGGTGAGATGTGCAAGACCATGGGCGAAAAGCTCCCCAAGGCGCTCGGGGGTAGCAATGCCGATACGATGGGTCTGTTTGTGACGCCGGCGAGCCAGTACAACAAACTGCGCCAGATGATGGGCGAGGAGCCGGTGAGCATTGGCCGCGACCAGTACCTGCTTACGTGTGATATGGGCGGTGAGCTGGGCGACCTGTACACCAAGTACATGGCCGGCGGCCATACCCTCACCTTGGGCGGGCATGAGCTCAAGCCCGCAACCGATAAGTCGGACAAGGACACGGCGGCCATCGCCAACTCGGCGATGGGCAGTAACCCGGGTACCGTCGTCGTTGCCGACGAGCTGTTGTCCCAACTTAATCTGCAGCCGTATTCCAGTAGCCTGCTCGTTAATTACAAACAGGGGATGGATACGACCGAGGCAGACGAGAGCATTAAATACACTTTGCTCGACAATCTGCTCGTTGACGGCAAGGAGCCAGGGTCATGGGGAATCTTCATCACACGCTCCGAGATGTACACGCAAGCAGCGCAAATGAACGGCATGATTAGCTATCTGGCCATCTACATTGGCTTTGTACTGGTCGTTGCGTGCGCGGCGATACTGTCGATCCAGCAGCTCTCCAATGTGGCCGACGGCAGCCGCAGCTATCGTGTGCTGGCGCAGATTGGCTGCGATGACCGCCAGATCCGTCATTCGGTGATGGCGCAGCAGGCGGTGTTCTTCCTGTTCCCGCTGGCAGTGGGCCTGGCGCACTCCTTTGTGGCACTTAAGGTGATTATCGAGCTGGTGAGTACGTTTGGCGACATGAGCATCGGCGGCACGGTGGGTCTCACCTGCGCGATCTTCCTGGCAGCCTACGGCGGCTACTTCCTGGTGACCTACCTCATGAGCACCGGCATGGTACGAGCCACCATCGCCACCCGCTACAGCGAATAGGTGACCTAAAGCAAAGCAATCGCAGGTTGAGCATAAGTCAGCGAAAGCGCCCCTAAGCGAGCAAGGTGACGTGAAAGAGGAGGGAAGCGTACTTCGGTACGCGACCGACGATTGAACGTCAGATTGCCGCCTAGGGGCGCTTGCAGCGTCGAGCCGTTACGCGGTTTGGTAAAACCGCGTAACTAAATACGTTCCGCGATCTCGTGGATGAGGTAGTCGGTCTTTTCCCAGCCCAGACACGGGTCGGTGATCGACTTGCCAAAGACGCCGCCGTCGACCGGCTGGTTGCCGTCTTCCAGGTAGGACTCGATCATAAAGCCCTTGACCAGCTTAGAGATGGACTCGTTGCGGCGGCAGCTGTCGAGCACCTCCTTGCAAATGCGATACTGCTCCAGCGGGCGCTTACCCGAGTTGTCGTGGTTGCAGTCGATGACCGCTGCCGGATTGGCATAGCCGGCGTGCTCGGTGTAGCGCTCGGCCAGGCGCTCCAGGTGCTCGTAGTGGTAGTTGGGGTAGGTACGACCGTCGAGACCGATGTAGCCACGCATAACGGCGTGCGCGAGCGGATTGCCGTCGCACTCGACCTCCCAGTTGCGGAAGATGAAGCTCTGGTGCGCCTGCGCGGCGTAAATGGAGTTGAGCATAACGGTGGTAGAGCCAGCAGTGGGATTCTTCATGCCGACGGGTACCGAAATGCCGCTCGACACCAGACGATGCTCCTGGTTCTCGACCGAGCGTGCGCCCACGGCAACATAGCTCAGCAGGTCAACGAGGTACTGGTAGTTGGACGGATAGAGCATCTCGTCGGCGGTGAAGAAGCCCGTTTCCTCAATAACACGCAGGTGCATATGGCGGATGGCCTTGACGCCCTCGAGCAGGTCGTCGGGAGCCTCGGGGTTGGGGTTGTGCAGAAGGCCCTTGTAGCCGGTGCCCTTGGTGCGCGGCTTATTGGTGTAGACGCGCGGAATGATGATGAGCTTGTCCTTGACCTCCTCGGCGGTCTTGGCCAGTCGGTTCATGTACTCAAGTACCGAATCCTCGCGGTCGGCAGAGCACGGGCCGATGATGAGCACCTTGCGTGCGTCCTCGCCGGTAAAGACTTTGGCGACCTCGGCGTCAAATGCCTGCTTTTTGGCGGTAAGCTCGGCAGAAAGCGGCATTTCCTCGCGGATCTCCATGGGGATTGGCAACTTGCGTTTGAATTCCATGGCCATAGGGGCCTCCTCAATCTATAGAAAGAGCAATAAGCGTATTGTCGAGTGTCCGGAATTATCCGCTGTCGCACGCTAAAGTGCAAGCCCTTGTCACCCCGAAACCTGCCAAAAAGGGACAGGTTTATTTTGGCAGGCTTTATCTGGGGAGACGTCGGCGGATGCCGGGAGCGAGTGGCGCCGCGTGGGGCCCTAAGGCTGTTGTCGGTTCCCCGGGAAACACCCTGTGGGCAAAAAATGCCAAATATGAGTACTGTTGCTAACCTAGTAACATATCCGTCTAGCGAGATAATAGACAAAGTGATAAATATGCTCATTAACGTTGGCAGGCAGAAGCCTGCTAACGGGCGTTTTGATTAATTTGAAGGCGAATAGAGGCCGCAAAGAGGTCGTTTGAGGCGGTTTTGGCTGTTACTAAAAAGGTAACAGTACTCATATTTGCCCTTTTTTGCCCACAAGGTTCGGGAGGGGCCGTCAATGAGGTCTCAGGGAAGGCGCTTCGAGGGCTGCAAAACAAAAACGGGGGCGCAGGTTGCCCTGCGCCCCCGTTCTCGGGCGTTATTCGTTCTCTGCGGCCGTATCTACGCCGCCTCGTCGAACTGCGAGTTGTACAGGTCGGCGTAGAAGCCGCCCTGGGCGAGCAACTCGTCGTGTGTGCCCTTCTCGACGATGTCGCCGTCGCGGATCACCAAGATCACGTCGGCGTTGCGAATCGTGGACAGGCGATGTGCGATAACAAAGCTGGTGCGGCCTTGCATCAGCGCATCCATGGCACGCTGAATAAGCTCCTCGGTACGAGTGTCAACGTTGGAGGTCGCCTCGTCCAAAATCAGCGCCGGACGGTCGGCCAAAATGGCACGGGCGATGGTCACGAGCTGGCGCTGACCCTGCGACAGGTTAGTGCCCTCCTCGTTGATCATAAAGTCGTAGCCGCCGGCGAGCGTATGGATAAAGTGGTCGCAGCGTGCGGCGCGTGCAGCGGCTTCGACCTCGGCATCGCTTGCATCGGGGCGTCCGTAGCGGATGTTCTCGCGGATGGTGCCGTTAAACAGCCAGGTGTCCTGCAGCACCATGGCAAACTCGCCGCGCAGCGCCGCGCGGTCCCAGTCGCGCACGTCGACGCCCTCGACGCGCAGCGAACCGCCGTCCACGTCGTAAAAGCGCTGCAGCAGCTTGATGAGCGTGGTCTTGCCGGCGCCGGTGGGGCCGACGATGGCGATGGTCTGGCCGGGCTGCGCCTCGCAGCTAAAGTCGTGGATGATGGTCTTGTCGGGCGTGTAGCCAAACTTGACACGGTCAAACTCCACGTGGCCGGGGCGCTTCTCGGGAATCTGCGCGTCGGCCTTCTGCTCCTCCTCGGGCGCGGCCAGGAACTCAAACACACGCTCGGTGGCAGCTGCCATCGACTGCATCGTGTTGCTCACGTTGCCCAGCTGCTGCACGGGCTGCGTAAAGTTGCGCACGTACTGGATAAAACTCTGAATGTCGCCGGGCGTGGCGTTGCCGGTCAGCGCCAGCTGCGCGCCCACCACGACGACGCCCACGTAGCCCATGTTGCCCACCAGGCTCATGAGCGGCATCATCAGGCCCGAGAGGAACTGCGAGCGCCAGCCGCTAATAAACAGGCGGTCGTTTTGACGATCGAATTCCTCGATGGACGCCTCGGCGCGGTCGAACACCTGGATAACGTTCTGACCGGCAAAGTCCTCCTCGATAATGCCATTGACGGTGCCCAGGACCTGCTGTTGCTCGCGGAAGTACGGCTGCGAGAAGTGGACCATCACCATCAGGATGATTGCGGCGGCCGGCAGCGTGAGCACGGTGACACCCGTGAGCGGCAGGCTGATCGACAGCATCATGACGAGCACGCCGATGATCTGCGTGACGGACGTAATAAGCTGCGTCACGCTCTGGTTGAGCGATTGCCCCAGCGTATCGACGTCGTTGGTGATGCGGCTGAGCACGTCGCCCTTGCTGTGGCCGTTGAAGTAGCTCATCGGCACGACGGCGATCTTGGCGGCGATCTCCTTGCGCATGCGGTAGCAAATCTTTTGCGTGACGCCGGTCATGAGCCAGCCCTGGATGAGGCTGCAGGCAGAGCTTGCCAGATACAGGCAGAGCAAAAAGCCGAGCGTCTTGGCGATCCAGTTAAAGTCGACATCGCCGGTGCCGTTGACCTTGGCAACCAGGCCCTCAAACAGCTTAGTCGTAACCTGGCCGAGCACCTTGGGCCCTACAATGTTAAAGATGACCGAGCACACGGCAAAGGCGACGGCGGCAAACACGGCAATCTTGTGCTGGCCGATATAGCCGAGCAGCTGCCTCATGGTGCCTTTAAAGTCCTTGGCCTTTTCGCCGCGACGCATGCCGCCCATGCGGCCCATGGGTCCACGCTGACGGGTGGGCTTGGGAATTTGGGTCTTGGTCTCGTCTGCCATTAGCGCTCGCCTCCTTCCGTAACGGCTGCAATTTCTTCTTGGGTAAGCCCCAGTTCCTCGGCGGAAAGCTGCGACTGTGCGATTTCCAGGTACGCCGGGCAGCTGCGCAGTAGCTCCTCGTGCGTGCCGGTGCCCACTACGTGACCGTCGTCGAGTACAATGATCTGGTCGGCGTGCATGATGGTCGCGATGCGTTGTGCCACGACCACGAGAGCGGCGTCGGTGACGTTTTTGGCCAGCTCCTCGCGCAGGCGCGCGTCGGTCTTGTAGTCAAGCGCGCTAAACGAATCATCGAACACCACGACCTCGGGCTTCTTGGCCAGGGCGCGGGCGATGGCCAGACGCTGGCGCTGACCGCCCGAAACATTGGAGCCACCCTGGCTGATGGGGGAGTCGTAGCCGCCCTCGCGCTCGGCGATAAAGTCCTCGGCCTGGGCGATGCGTGCCGCCCGGTACATGTCCTCGTCGCTCACCATGTCGCCGGCAAACTTAAGGTTGCTCTCGACGGTGCCCGAGAACAGGCGTCCCTGCTGCGGGATATAGCCAATGCGGCGGCGTAGCTCGGAAAGGGTCATATCGCGCACATCGATGCCGTCGAGCGAAATGCTGCCGCCCGTGACGTCGTACAGGCGCGGAATCAACTGCACGAGCGTGGACTTGCCCGAGCCCGTGGAGCCAATGATGCCGAGCATCTGACCGGCATGTGTGGTGAAGTTCACGCCGCTGATGACATCGGCGCGGGCGTCGGGATACTGGAAGCTTACGTCGCGGAAGGTGAGCTCGCCGCGCGGCGCGCTGGCAGCAGGCAGTTTGGGCGAGACAGGGTCGTTGATACTCGTGGGGCAGGTGATGACCTCTTCCACGCGCTCGGCTGCGACCTCGGCGCGGGGCAGGATGACCGAAACCATGGTGAGGATCATAAACGCCATGACGATCTGCATGGTGTAGGAGATGAACGCCATCATGTTGCCGACCTGCATCACGCCGTCGGACACGCCCTGCGCGCCAAACCAGACGATAAGCACGGTGATGCAGTTCATGACGAGCATCATGAGCGGCATCATAAAGCTCATGGCGCGGTTGGTGTAGAGCTGCGTAGTCATCAGGTCGAGCGACGCCTTGTCAAAACGTTCGAGCTCATGCTCCTCGCGGTTGAACGAGCGGATGGGCATAAGGCCGTCGAGCAGCTCGCGGGCGGTAAGGTTCACGCGGTCCACAAAGCTCTGCATCTTTTTGAACTTGGGCATGGTGAGGCCCATGAGCACGCCGACGACGGCCGAAACCGCGATGATGGCCACAGCGATGGTCCACTCCAGGCCGGTGTGGTTGGCTAGGACGCGCATGACGGCGACGATGCCCATGACGGGGGCCATCAGGCACATACGGATAAACAGGGTTGCGGCCATCTGGATCTGCTGAATGTCGTTGGTGCAGCGGGTAATGAGCGAGGCCTGGCTAAATTTGCCCACCTCGGCTGGCGAGAAGTGCATAACCTTGTTGAAGGTCTCGCGGCGCAGGTCGCGGGCGATGGAGCAGGCGGTGCGCGAGGCCACGGCACCGGTCAGG
Protein-coding regions in this window:
- a CDS encoding NUDIX domain-containing protein, which produces MKTVHVAAGIIRKEGSDELLAVQRGYGDMQGLWEFPGGKLMRGETPEDAVRRELMEELQVKVTNLRDFYTVEYDYPDFHLSMECYYCSLADESDEPQKHDRQLDIRWIPRASLATVEWMPADKGLIDALIELKEDRLETSSADDAVPNTADKPATKPKRAPKRRSKKRPKPGLLDGIDTSDLSADERELVRRRAAIKKSMKGNKRANTKPELLVRQRLRAAGLTGYRLEWKVPGKPDIAFPGRKIAIFVNGCFWHRCPKCNPSQPKRNVEFWEA
- a CDS encoding ABC transporter permease: MLCKLAWGNVRRAGRDYLVYLLTLTLGVTVFYAFNTISMQVDIAGIDEKGLAQVMGSMLGDLTYFLAGVMAFLMVYANNFIMKRRKKEFGLYQVLGMGRGRVATIMALETVIVSVVAFAAGIVLGVGLSQLMTFFTASLFKTQIANFHFFFSVHAFNLTLVCMLVMFVLTLLLNLRAVRRTKLIELMGAERRNESIKTRNPWIAIAIFAVGAVLVGVAYYRLLRDGFPLTATDSKLQEAMNQFGITTAMVTVGTFALFWGLSGMLIKLLQSLRGVYWRGLNMFTVRQLAAKVNTVCFSMGVIAMLLFLAITSVTCGMSIANVMNENLERYTPADMSQTYVYYTPDTLDYYKEYVNPSEADRMVLADTTVDLYSAWHGKGKSADNNDETGKKVNIADVAGEHVQIDSYLSYPFGGSNPSVSAGEMCKTMGEKLPKALGGSNADTMGLFVTPASQYNKLRQMMGEEPVSIGRDQYLLTCDMGGELGDLYTKYMAGGHTLTLGGHELKPATDKSDKDTAAIANSAMGSNPGTVVVADELLSQLNLQPYSSSLLVNYKQGMDTTEADESIKYTLLDNLLVDGKEPGSWGIFITRSEMYTQAAQMNGMISYLAIYIGFVLVVACAAILSIQQLSNVADGSRSYRVLAQIGCDDRQIRHSVMAQQAVFFLFPLAVGLAHSFVALKVIIELVSTFGDMSIGGTVGLTCAIFLAAYGGYFLVTYLMSTGMVRATIATRYSE
- a CDS encoding helix-turn-helix domain-containing protein, producing MDHIELHRGGREEAFPETAEDWPYIAERAEFARYPGNSVPWHWHSEVELFYMEQGAIDYRTRAAHEHVRFEEGSAGFINGGVLHSTLQSPNSAPAIQMLHIFQPSMLGDPAGRLQKRYINPLLQCRGVDVLKWSPTNPDDMPFIDLLKSSFNHDLQRPQNEMALRNSLSELWIQIYAKAEPLFSSDNASWMTSRDVQFKAILDFIRANYAAAVDVPQIASAAGVSERECYRIIEACAGTTPAAYLRAYRVNRACELLAHTTRTVQTVARQCGFATASHLGQVFKEQMGCTPSSYRAARQNLDSTRQKSR
- a CDS encoding 3-deoxy-7-phosphoheptulonate synthase, which translates into the protein MAMEFKRKLPIPMEIREEMPLSAELTAKKQAFDAEVAKVFTGEDARKVLIIGPCSADREDSVLEYMNRLAKTAEEVKDKLIIIPRVYTNKPRTKGTGYKGLLHNPNPEAPDDLLEGVKAIRHMHLRVIEETGFFTADEMLYPSNYQYLVDLLSYVAVGARSVENQEHRLVSSGISVPVGMKNPTAGSTTVMLNSIYAAQAHQSFIFRNWEVECDGNPLAHAVMRGYIGLDGRTYPNYHYEHLERLAERYTEHAGYANPAAVIDCNHDNSGKRPLEQYRICKEVLDSCRRNESISKLVKGFMIESYLEDGNQPVDGGVFGKSITDPCLGWEKTDYLIHEIAERI
- a CDS encoding ABC transporter ATP-binding protein/permease, encoding MRILKLFKKHILALFTAIVLIVISCNADLALPTYMSDIVDVGVQQGGIASPVPDTIRAESLDDLELFMSAKDAKAVEAVFSKADKNGIRTYKGTEDERADGSKLADIMSLPETVVLSLNQGIDANSMGDMMGSSSEKDNNAAQAMPTPEQMAAMTPEQLAEMQQKAAAAQNMQKQIDADGGKITMKSLRLGVEGGLIDQGKLVEGANDMADKMGSMSGSIVTQRAVSYVQDEYKAQGIDPADVQNAYLGRMATTMFGLCLVSLVATILTGAVASRTACSIARDLRRETFNKVMHFSPAEVGKFSQASLITRCTNDIQQIQMAATLFIRMCLMAPVMGIVAVMRVLANHTGLEWTIAVAIIAVSAVVGVLMGLTMPKFKKMQSFVDRVNLTARELLDGLMPIRSFNREEHELERFDKASLDLMTTQLYTNRAMSFMMPLMMLVMNCITVLIVWFGAQGVSDGVMQVGNMMAFISYTMQIVMAFMILTMVSVILPRAEVAAERVEEVITCPTSINDPVSPKLPAASAPRGELTFRDVSFQYPDARADVISGVNFTTHAGQMLGIIGSTGSGKSTLVQLIPRLYDVTGGSISLDGIDVRDMTLSELRRRIGYIPQQGRLFSGTVESNLKFAGDMVSDEDMYRAARIAQAEDFIAEREGGYDSPISQGGSNVSGGQRQRLAIARALAKKPEVVVFDDSFSALDYKTDARLREELAKNVTDAALVVVAQRIATIMHADQIIVLDDGHVVGTGTHEELLRSCPAYLEIAQSQLSAEELGLTQEEIAAVTEGGER
- a CDS encoding ABC transporter ATP-binding protein/permease codes for the protein MADETKTQIPKPTRQRGPMGRMGGMRRGEKAKDFKGTMRQLLGYIGQHKIAVFAAVAFAVCSVIFNIVGPKVLGQVTTKLFEGLVAKVNGTGDVDFNWIAKTLGFLLCLYLASSACSLIQGWLMTGVTQKICYRMRKEIAAKIAVVPMSYFNGHSKGDVLSRITNDVDTLGQSLNQSVTQLITSVTQIIGVLVMMLSISLPLTGVTVLTLPAAAIILMVMVHFSQPYFREQQQVLGTVNGIIEEDFAGQNVIQVFDRAEASIEEFDRQNDRLFISGWRSQFLSGLMMPLMSLVGNMGYVGVVVVGAQLALTGNATPGDIQSFIQYVRNFTQPVQQLGNVSNTMQSMAAATERVFEFLAAPEEEQKADAQIPEKRPGHVEFDRVKFGYTPDKTIIHDFSCEAQPGQTIAIVGPTGAGKTTLIKLLQRFYDVDGGSLRVEGVDVRDWDRAALRGEFAMVLQDTWLFNGTIRENIRYGRPDASDAEVEAAARAARCDHFIHTLAGGYDFMINEEGTNLSQGQRQLVTIARAILADRPALILDEATSNVDTRTEELIQRAMDALMQGRTSFVIAHRLSTIRNADVILVIRDGDIVEKGTHDELLAQGGFYADLYNSQFDEAA
- a CDS encoding ABC transporter ATP-binding protein; translated protein: MATPVLEVAHLEKVYGALGNVTRALNDVSFTVNRGEFVGIMGASGSGKSTLLNCVSTIDSATSGTIRINGQDVTRMKQAKLSQFRREELGFIFQDSNLLDTLTARENIALPLTIARTNSAEISTRVQDVAARLSISQVLDKYPYQMSGGQQQRVAAARALVTDPTMIMADEPTGALDSKSARLLLESLDALNRRLRATVLMVTHDSFAASYTSRVLFIRDGKIFTELRRGDTDRREFFDRIMEVVAMMGGEGSDAL
- a CDS encoding very short patch repair endonuclease, whose protein sequence is MAALTQMGWTPITIWECELKKDRIDTTMEKVIEQVRAAEPQR